Genomic DNA from Telopea speciosissima isolate NSW1024214 ecotype Mountain lineage chromosome 2, Tspe_v1, whole genome shotgun sequence:
AGGTGGGACGTTTTCCTTCATACAATCTGCAAGCATAATACAAGATGCCTTCGCCAGATGCATTGGTGGCCTTCTCAGTGTAGTGGCTCAGGAACTGCGACTCACAGTGAGCTCAATCTTTCCAGGGGTGTGCATTGGCTCAATACCTGCAGGAAAATACTCCAGTGAGATTTTAAACCAAGGCCAGCAGGGTCTAGTTGAAGTTGGGGATTTGTATGCTGATGAAGAGAAAGATTTCCTTGTTCAAGTCTCTGTCCCTGTGTTTTCGGCTGAGGAGTGTGGGGAAAGAGTGCCAACTACACCATTGTTGTCTGTGGAGTGCTCTTACAAGGACCCACTATCACAGGAGATTGTCCAGGCAGAGAGTAAGATAGTGGAGATACGTCGGCCGGGGGTTCTATCCTCAGAGGACAACACAATGAGCTTAGAGGTTGACCGGCAACGGAACCGTTTGTGGGTCACAGAAGGTATCACAGAGGCTCAGGGCATGGCTGAGAAGGGAAATCTTGAGGGTGCGCAATCCATTCTTGCAGCTAGGAGATCAGCCCTATTAGCTTCAGCATCAGCTCAAGCAGGGGATGGTCTGTGCAACTGGCTTGAAGCTGAACTGAAGGAGATAAGGGATAGGATGGCAAGCCAAGAACTCTATGAGGAGACAGGAAGGGCTTATGTGCTTTCAGGCTTGAGCTCACACTCATGGCAGAGGGCTACAACAAGGGGGGATTCAGCAACACATACCATGGTCTTCAACAGAGAAGGTGAGAATCAGAACATGAGTGGGGTAATGGGATACGAGACGCCATCGATGGTGACCATGGTGATGAGATCACAGACAATTAACATCAGAGCCGGTTCCCCTGAACAGGCTCATGGGTTAAACAGGTCATGCAGCTTGGGTGTTCCACGTCGAGGATAGGAATTGACATTCCCATCCACCCGTTCGCTACagtaagggatttttttatgtgGTGTAAATAGCAGGAATCTGAAAGTAATTAAAGGGTTAATCTCAGGTGGTAAGTAAAACAAACTAATGGCTTCTCAATTTCTCTCTCAATTGCTAGTTTTGTGGTTTGAAATTgatctatttcttattttatgtaATAAACAGATTCATATTTATGCCATGGGAAAGGAGAACCAAGATCGGGCAGAAAATTTTAGTAGTTTAAAAATCTCCACAACACGGTTTTAGTAATCAGAATTGTATCAGGTGAATTGGCTGATACGAATCCGAATCAGCGGCACCAATTCGGATCGGGCGTGATTTACCGGATCCTGATTACAGCCGATTGTTTAAACCCTCTTTTGAATCGATGGTGCATTATATTTGATCTTTTCTGCTATTATTTGCAGGCCCACCTTATTGCCTACGTCCATGGGCtctggttttgatttttattaatttgACAGAAAAATAACctcattacaaagaaaatcaCTACTTGTTAAGGTAATATGTTTTAGAAAAAATATTAACCAACATGGTCACACCCAAAGACAAAAAAACCATCAAAACTGAATCAACTcaagaaaaacataaaagattCATTAAAATACTTCTATGGAAATATCTTTTTCATATCTGGTTGACAGGGTTAAGAATAGACCAGCTAATTGGAAGacccctcttctctctcaagcCGGTCATTTCGGTCCTCATTAAATCGGTGTTACATTGAATCCATACTTGAtgtcttgtttctcttttccctcttcaatttgcAAACAATTAGACTCTATTAGCATGGCATTTTGGAGAGGTAAAATGGTGGGTGAAAAAAAAGTATAAGCCATTTTCATGTTACTCTGTGTAAGCCCAAACTGACTGTTTGTTTAGTTTCCGTACTAGTGTTGTTCATAACCAATCTCTTCTTCTCAAGCCATCTTTGTGACTACTAACCTCCCCTGATCCTCTTTGGGCTTCCATGTTAAAGGCGTTACACTTCAGAAGTACTATAACCTTTTTTGTATCCCTTTGCTTCCTTTAAAAATGGTTCATGGTGCTGGAAACGTATTAAAAGGGTACTGCCATTATTAAGGAAAAGTGATTGTTGGCATGTGGGTACTGCATCCCTAGTCCTTGGATCCTTGGACTCAATGGGTATTGTGGGCCCCAATCAATTCTTCCTCATCCCTCTTATACGAAGGTTAGTGAGCTTACGAAATATAATAATTGGAATAGCAGCTTAGTCtacgcaaaaaaaaaaaaaaaaaaaaaaaaaagaatagcaGCTTATCACTAAAATCAAGTAATGTTGCCCAGCCAAATTATCCTCTGCTGAGGAGCTCAGCGCCTTCAAAACCAGGGCCAccgcattaaaaaaaataattgggaAAAAGTTTCCCCACTAAATAGCGATTCTATCAGTCATATAAGTAGGTAGGATCCTCATTATGATTGGTAGATCAAGAATAACCAAAAGAAATCAATTTGCACCGGTCGCACTGCAATTTCCCTCCATCGAAGTATCCTCCACCAGGGAGCTCAGAGCCTTTAACACTAGGGCCGCCCCCCACTTTAGTTTCAGAGCGAATAGTAGGTTGAATGGGTTAGCTTTTACctgataaaaaatgaaaaaaatatcatttcaATTCGCAAAGGAATACTTGTTTCGAGAGAAGAGGCTATCCCCCAAACTGGGGTgctaaccaaaaaaaacaaaatcccccaaactggggtggtggaaactctccccacccccacccccaaaagaaaagaatagataCTCTCTTTGCCTCTTcttttaatccaaaaaaagCTCACCGTTATGGTGTGGCTACCAAATCACCATTTATAAGGATGATGGTCAATAACTAGTTAAGTTACAACCCTACGTGCCTTTGCAGTATAAATCATCCATGaaccatcttcatcatcatcagtatCTTAATCTCTGTTTTCCTCCTATTTATAACCATGAGGGGTGGTTGTACAAAACAATATACTTGGCAAAAATTATCTTCCACATGGCATTCTAGAACGGATAGGGCAGGCCACCATTCTTGACCACACCAACCCAATCCAGTAATACAAGTTTGGGTTGGCAACTAGGCATTTTCTATCGAAAACTTAAGAAGAGTTAGGGTCTGGGTTCAGTACTTGAAGACCTTTTTTCTATGTACTTAGTACTGAGACCTTAACTTGGTGTTTAATGTTCAAATCAacctttcatcaaaaaaaaaaagttatatcATCCTAACCTGACAACAAAATATCAACCAGTCTGAATTAGGAGCCACAATTCTCCCCAACTACTCTTGTATTTTTCTTAAACAGATCAATAAATCAGTTTCAAGAAGGTGCTCTGCTGTTTAATCTTCGATCTCAAAAGCTGATGACTTGAGTGCATCAGTTGAGAAACTCACTAATGGAGCAATACATGTTAATGTGGATAGATAAAAAAGCCTTTAGAGCTGAAAACAATATTCAATCCCAGATCTTGGGTAGTCTCCCAGACTTAAAAGGGAATGGTCCAAAAAACCAAAGTGAATTCAGTTGCCTTGGGCAGAGGAACCGAAGATATGGCCAATGTGGATGCACATCTATAAAATGGATGGTTTGGATTCACCATATTAGACATCCATCTGTATATTGACACTTAGAAAATCACGCTCTGGTCTCCTTTATCTCACTATTTCAAGTTACAACATTGATACATACTTCCAACATTATAAACTAGGAAGGTAAAACATTATACCTGTAACGAAACTTTGACTATCTGTATTTCTTCTATTACTTCAACTTGCTCTTATCAAGTGCAGGCATGCACTCTGACAAAATCTCAGCTGCAGATTCCAGCTCCTGTTGAGATATAACCAATGGAGGAACAAGCCTCACAACATTCCCTTTTCCAGCAGTTAGAATCAGAAGGCCAGAGTTCCTGCATGCATCTACAAGTGGAGCTGCAGGCACATCCAGTTCTATCCCAgcaatgagcccaaggcctcgTATTTCCTTCACATGTGGATTTCCTCCTAGCTTCTGAGCTAGTAGTTCTTTCAAGTACAGGGCCTTCTTGGAGACACTGGCTAGGAACTCAGGCTTCCTGATCTTATCCAACACAGCAAGGGCAGCATTACATACAAGAGGCCCACCTGCAAAAGTACTTCCATGGTCTCCATAATTTATGGCAAGAGCAACTCTCTCAGTCACAAGGACGACACCAATGGGTAGACCTCCAGCTAGAGGTTTGGCAAGTGTCATCATATCTGGGGCTATTCCATGTGCCTCATGGGCCCAGAGGTACCCAGTTCGGCCTAATCCACATTGAAcctaaagaaacagaaaaggaaaagatatgCCTGTCAGATGTGCCTTAAAGGTGAAAATATGAAAACTGCCAGATAGATAATTTGTTTCATGACAGCCCATCCATCTGAGAGGAATGGACAATAGGAAAATGGTTAAACCCAGTATGTTCACATAGATTAGTCGAATCACCACCAAATTCTTTGAACAATAACCATTTAGACCTCCACACAAAACTATCATAGAACTGtgcgggagagagagagagagattttgatgTCCATTGTCAACAAAGAGACGGTGATAAAGGTCTCACTTCAGTACCAAGAAAAGACTCTTGGTAGGAATAACATAGATTTTCCATAAGAACAATGAATGGCACAGAGGCCACTCATCCCTATGAACCAAAAGGATCTATTTGGAATCCAGACAAGACAAACAAAACCCTACAGTTGCCTAGAGTTCCCATGATACCACACAATCAGCCGCAACTCATGTAATCCATCTTCACAGTTTCATGTACATACATAAATAGGTTAGGCTCTGTTTCCCATTTCAATTCAAAAGCAAAAACACACCAATTGAATATACAATGCAAAAACTATGCCTGTAGGCTGTAGTTTTAACAGTAAGGATGCAACCATAATTCAGAAGGCAGAGAAATTCTTTACTGAACAGCATATCTCATTTGACTTCCCAGCATGACAATAAAAACTACTTACATAAACTGTTGAATGCATCCTCAAACAAATGTACACACCTTCCAATCATTTCCATACAACTGTAaattgcatgcatgcatgccgTTTTAGGCATCTCTACAATATATTCTGGAAGGGAAACAATATAAAGACTCCTCTAGactaataaaataaatcaattgaTAGATacaaaaactaaaacaaagcTGCAATGTCATGAGACCCAGCCAGATCACTAAGTCAACCAAGTGAACCAGTCACAAAAAACAGTGATCTACCCTTCatgtccccccccccaaccagcCAGAAAAAAGTCACCTTTCTTTTCCCAAAGATTCCAAAGACCTGCTTTGTCAAAAGGTGTTAAAGAGTTGAGTGGTTCTATTGACCAACTGAACAGTTTGCCTGGAGACCTTTCACCAAAATGGGTTGAGAGTCCAGCAAGTTTTAAGAAGATCAATTAGAAGAGAACTATAATGAAtcaaatctaaaatagaaaattagaaacagaaacagagagaaATTTATCTTCCAATAAGACATAAAACAGTTTCACTAGTAACATCTCTTATCAACCTATGGATGGCAATAGGGCGGCTTAAACCAGcacctgccccccccccccttactgGTTTGGGTACGTTATGACTCTTATCCATTAAGGATAGGGCAACTAGACAAGAACAAAGTATGCTCACTGAATCTGCTCTACATGTGGCAGGGGAGATGAACCCACAATATTAGAGTTCATACCATAATGATCTGGAAGTCAAATACTAAGATAAAATGTTTCCAGCATGGCTCAACTGATGGGCTTTCAAGGTCACCTAGGGATTAGGGTTAAGAAACCTCAACAAAAAGCCAGAATCGCAGGGATGGAACAATGAACCAGCAACTGCAAAATTTAATGGTTCACTAAAGACTCGTCTGATGGGATAGAAATCCTGGTCGAAAGGCTATCTTAACAGGGAGAACAGAATTGTAAAATATGAGACAAATCTGAGAGCCAGTTTCAAAGTTATGGAGTTTTCCTAATGGAACAAGGACACTGAGAAGTGAGAACTCAGGAAAACCATTAAACCGATCGCAGGCtttcaaagtttcaaaacaGAATCGATGGAAGGACAGATTAGATGATTAACAGCAGTATAAACCCATAAACAGTAATATGAAATCACATTCAAAGTATCAAACCAGAAAGCTAAGATTTTGAAGAAGTAGACTGAAAGTAGGACTCTAGAAAATCAATCCGTTTTAAGGGACagttaaagagaaaataaagcTATAGCAAGAATCAAGGGCCCCACTATAGCTAAAGGCCCCTATTTGGGAAAGGTGCGTGCAACCCATAAGCGCGCTCAAGCTCCCAGCAATCAAACTTCTGCGCCAATCAAGAATGCTCAAGATAAGAAATTGAGAGAATTTGACCAGATTTCGATAAGAATAGAATACAacgacaacaacaactcagcgtTTTTCCTGCTGATGAGAAGAATagaataagaaaggaaaaagatatGATCAGGAATCCACCTGACGTGGGGTTGGAACCCAACAGTACCCTTGCTGAATCCACAGCATTCACACCTAGATCCTAGATCCATAAACCACAGATAACTGAGCCAAAGCTTCATCTTCATTACTAAATTCATGGGTAGGGCATAACCTTTATATAAATTTTGATAAAACTTCAAATCAGAGTCAAACTAAGCCTAAAACTCCCTTGGCCAATAGCTTGCTTTGGAGGTAGTCTTAACTAACTAGgattctataaaataataaataaaagagaccTGAAATAGACTGGATTTATAGTAATCTAATCCAGTCCAACTAAAGCAACAttacaataataaaacaaaGGTCATAAATACTCCTAAAGCCAACCCATGATTTTTGGTTTCTTGGGTGAACCAGAACATGACCAGAGTTGAAGCAGAAAACTGGTTCAAACTAGGTCCAACCTAAACTGTAGGTTCTTTGCTTCCACTTTTTTCTATCAGCTGTTGGATAATGCATCAGCTACTTTTCAGCCATGTGACTGATAATTTGGCAATGCTGACCATTGGATGTATTTGGAGTCCCCCCTGATAGGTTACCTATCAAATTTGGTGGCCTATCCAAGTCCCAATCATATGCTCACCATGTAtggtctccccccccccccttgaatTTTCAAAGATTCCTGTTGAGCTCATGTTGGGCTCTATGTTGAGTTCACTTCCTAGACTTTTCCAACTTCTTTAACCTCTTTAATGACACATAATGTTAGATTGGTCAGAGAACAGATGTTGATGTGGATAACATGTCCATCAAATTTGGATCCCACATGGCAGTTTAAAGGCTTGCATGCACTTCATCCCCAAAAACTTATACCATACGATATATAACCATTCAATTCAAGAACATTTTCCCCACCACTCTGTGCCTTCTAGAAGAACATAAGAGATCAACCAAGTAAATGCCATATGATCAGGTTTGCTTTTTACCTagggctatgtttggatgtcaaggaaagaaaataaaaaattcaaaaaaaaaaaagaagagagtttgaggagagagatacacagaaaaatcaatcattgcatcatcatgatttttgtctcattatgttttttcttttctttttttggcatccaaacatagcctagaAGATCTTCTCAATTTGACTCCTAAAATAGGAACTTTCCAGTTTCATTGTTACACAaatatccttaaaaaaaatgagcATTTACCTCATCAAAGACCAGGAGGGCTCCAGCATCATCACACACATTACGTAATGATTGCAAGAATTCCTTTGTGGCGCTGTATATACCCCCTTCACCCTGGATAGGTTCAACAAAAACTGCTGCCGTTTTTCCACGTTTAATTGCTTCTTTTGCAGCTTGAATGTTCCCGTATTCTAGGAAGGTCACACCAGGCATGACAGGTTCAAAAGGTGACCTGTAATGCTCTTTGCTGGTCAAGGCAAGTGCACCCATTGTCCTCCCATGGAAGCAATTGGAAAAAGAGATAAATTCTGTGGCTGGATGTTTCTCATCAGGCTGAGAAAATCTTTGAAACTTCCTTGCAAATTTAATGGCTGCTTCATTCGCCTCAGTACCAGAGTTCGAGAAAAAAACACGATCAGCAAAAGAACACTCCACTAGACGTTTTGCAAGTTCCACCTACATCAAACATAATATTTGCATTTTAACCACCATGAAACACAACACTGaataagactaaagtgaggccaattgaccaaaaaaaaaccccacatAGAACTACAAATGTTAGTCCAAAAATAAAGGATAACTTTCTTTCTTGTTCAAGATGTATGATGTTAAAATATATGTCCTGAAATTGTTGGAGCAGGGCACAATCTAATTCAAAAATTTCAACCAATTGAGCGAGTTTGCCGTCTAGTATATTTTTTCACAGTAGCAAGATCGCTATAGTTGACTCCATTGAGTTTTCAACTATCTTTTTCAACATTTA
This window encodes:
- the LOC122651307 gene encoding acetylornithine aminotransferase, mitochondrial-like, which codes for MGSMHLFLNNSVSPVADLPRLFKLGNGRHFVRPNARRVSASLNLDIQSPVSANLDDSRLGFGGSKGVMDMEASVLVGTYARAPVVLSSGKGCLLYDVEGREYIDMTAGIAVNALGHGDPDWVKAVVEQANLLTHVSNVYYSIPQVELAKRLVECSFADRVFFSNSGTEANEAAIKFARKFQRFSQPDEKHPATEFISFSNCFHGRTMGALALTSKEHYRSPFEPVMPGVTFLEYGNIQAAKEAIKRGKTAAVFVEPIQGEGGIYSATKEFLQSLRNVCDDAGALLVFDEVQCGLGRTGYLWAHEAHGIAPDMMTLAKPLAGGLPIGVVLVTERVALAINYGDHGSTFAGGPLVCNAALAVLDKIRKPEFLASVSKKALYLKELLAQKLGGNPHVKEIRGLGLIAGIELDVPAAPLVDACRNSGLLILTAGKGNVVRLVPPLVISQQELESAAEILSECMPALDKSKLK